The following are encoded in a window of Bradyrhizobium guangdongense genomic DNA:
- the gtdA gene encoding gentisate 1,2-dioxygenase translates to MEAVTKTPEREAFYRKIDGENLTALWTVMSDLITPEPKSGCRPHLWKFEIIRDYMTEAGKLITAKEAERRVLVLENPGLRGQSKITTSLYAGVQMVVPGDVAPAHRHSQSALRFVLEGKGAYTAVDGERTAMEPGDFIITPSMTWHDHSNETDEPMFWLDGLDIPLVQFFDCSFAEGSKEDQQKITKPAGDSFARYGHNLLPVDVKRTSKTSPIFSYPYSYTREALEKARMSQEWDACHGLKLKFSNPETGDFAMPTIGTFIQLLPKGFKTARYRSTDATVFCPIEGRGRSRIGDAVFEWGPRDLFVVPSWHRVTHEADDDAVLFSFSDRPVQQKLDLFREDRGNA, encoded by the coding sequence ATGGAAGCGGTGACCAAGACGCCGGAACGCGAGGCGTTCTACCGGAAGATCGACGGCGAGAATCTCACCGCGCTGTGGACGGTGATGAGCGATCTGATCACCCCGGAGCCGAAGAGCGGCTGCCGGCCGCACCTCTGGAAGTTCGAAATCATCCGCGACTACATGACGGAAGCCGGCAAGCTGATCACTGCCAAGGAAGCCGAGCGCCGCGTGCTGGTGCTGGAGAACCCCGGCCTGCGCGGACAATCCAAGATCACGACCTCGCTCTATGCCGGTGTGCAGATGGTGGTGCCCGGCGACGTCGCGCCCGCGCACCGGCACAGCCAGTCGGCGCTCCGCTTCGTACTCGAAGGCAAGGGCGCGTACACCGCGGTTGACGGCGAACGCACCGCGATGGAGCCGGGCGACTTCATCATCACGCCGTCGATGACCTGGCACGATCATTCCAACGAAACCGACGAGCCGATGTTCTGGCTCGACGGGCTCGACATTCCGCTGGTGCAGTTCTTCGACTGTTCCTTCGCGGAAGGCTCCAAGGAAGACCAGCAGAAGATCACGAAGCCCGCCGGCGACAGCTTTGCGCGCTACGGCCACAATTTGCTGCCGGTCGACGTGAAGCGGACGTCCAAGACCTCGCCGATCTTCAGCTACCCCTACAGCTACACCCGCGAGGCGCTGGAGAAAGCAAGGATGAGCCAGGAGTGGGACGCCTGCCACGGGCTGAAGCTGAAGTTCAGCAACCCCGAGACCGGCGATTTCGCGATGCCGACCATCGGCACCTTCATCCAGCTGCTGCCGAAGGGGTTCAAGACCGCGCGCTATCGTTCGACCGATGCGACCGTGTTCTGCCCGATCGAGGGCCGCGGCCGCAGCCGCATCGGCGACGCGGTTTTCGAATGGGGCCCGCGCGACCTGTTCGTCGTGCCGAGCTGGCATCGGGTGACGCACGAGGCGGACGACGATGCCGTGCTGTTCAGTTTCTCGGACCGGCCGGTGCAGCAGAAACTGGATCTGTTCCGCGAGGACCGCGGCAACGCGTGA
- the maiA gene encoding maleylacetoacetate isomerase — protein MKLHGYFRSSAAYRVRIALNLKGLGAEHLPHHLRKGEQCAPAYLAINPQGLVPTLENDAGAVLTQSVAIIEWLDETHPSPPLLPKDPLRRAKVRAFALAIACDTHPVQNLKVLARLRELGLPEEKVQDWAAWVNREGLSACETLIKDEPGPFCFGDAPTLADLCLVPQLANARRFGVDVSAYPRLLKAEAAAKALPAFANAAPEKQPDAE, from the coding sequence ATGAAGCTGCATGGCTATTTCCGCTCCAGCGCCGCCTATCGCGTGCGGATCGCGTTGAACCTGAAGGGCCTCGGTGCCGAGCACCTGCCGCACCACCTTCGCAAGGGCGAGCAATGCGCGCCAGCTTATCTCGCCATCAACCCGCAGGGCCTGGTGCCGACACTGGAAAACGATGCGGGTGCGGTGCTGACCCAATCGGTCGCGATCATCGAATGGCTCGACGAAACCCACCCCAGCCCGCCGCTGCTGCCGAAGGATCCGCTGCGGCGCGCCAAGGTGCGGGCGTTTGCGCTGGCGATCGCCTGCGACACCCACCCGGTACAGAATCTGAAGGTGCTGGCACGGCTCCGCGAGCTCGGTCTGCCCGAGGAGAAGGTTCAGGACTGGGCGGCGTGGGTCAACCGCGAGGGGCTGTCGGCCTGCGAGACACTCATCAAGGACGAGCCCGGGCCGTTCTGCTTCGGCGATGCACCGACGCTGGCCGATCTTTGCCTGGTGCCGCAGCTCGCCAACGCCCGGCGATTCGGGGTCGATGTCTCGGCCTATCCGCGCCTGCTCAAGGCAGAAGCGGCAGCCAAGGCGCTGCCGGCCTTCGCCAACGCCGCACCGGAGAAGCAGCCCGATGCCGAGTAA
- a CDS encoding FAD-dependent monooxygenase, translated as MRIAVIGGGPGGLYFAYLWKKRHPEDQVDLFEQNPADATWGFGVVFSDQALEFLRADDPETVDAIAPHMESWQNITLNLGGDSVAIDGVGFSSIGRLELLQFLQQRALAVGVIPRFDTQIQAIDQLNGHDLIVAADGLNSLVRRTFEGDFGTSLSYSSNKFVWYGTSKRFDTLSQTFVKTDRGAFNAHHYRYSPTMSTFLVECDHATWQAYGFAYKDVEQSKGVCEEVFADTLGGHCLVSNKSVWRNFPWVWNEHWSFKNMVLIGDALHSAHFSIGSGTRLAIEDAIALVKALESDAHLATALHRYQAARKPVVQKLVNAARTSAFWYEHFAQHMQLGLMDFAYSYITRSGRIDDSRLRAMSPAFMARYEAAKNAGDAA; from the coding sequence TTGCGGATCGCCGTGATTGGTGGGGGGCCCGGCGGGCTCTACTTCGCCTATCTCTGGAAGAAGCGTCACCCCGAGGATCAGGTCGACCTGTTCGAACAGAACCCGGCCGACGCGACCTGGGGCTTTGGCGTCGTATTCTCCGACCAGGCCCTGGAATTCCTGCGCGCCGACGACCCCGAGACGGTCGACGCGATCGCGCCGCATATGGAGAGCTGGCAGAACATCACGTTGAACCTCGGCGGCGACAGCGTCGCCATCGACGGCGTGGGTTTCTCCTCGATCGGCCGGCTCGAGTTGTTGCAGTTCCTGCAGCAGCGCGCGCTCGCGGTCGGCGTCATCCCGCGGTTCGACACCCAGATCCAGGCCATCGACCAGCTCAATGGTCACGATTTGATCGTCGCCGCCGATGGGCTCAACTCGCTGGTCCGTCGTACCTTCGAAGGCGACTTCGGCACCTCGCTGTCCTACTCCTCCAACAAGTTCGTCTGGTACGGCACCTCGAAACGCTTCGACACGCTGTCGCAGACTTTTGTGAAGACTGACCGGGGCGCCTTCAACGCCCATCACTATCGCTACTCGCCGACCATGAGCACCTTCCTGGTCGAATGCGACCATGCGACCTGGCAGGCCTATGGTTTCGCCTACAAGGACGTCGAGCAGTCCAAAGGCGTGTGCGAGGAGGTGTTCGCCGACACGCTCGGTGGCCATTGCCTGGTCTCGAACAAATCGGTCTGGCGCAATTTCCCCTGGGTGTGGAATGAGCACTGGTCGTTCAAGAACATGGTGTTGATCGGCGATGCGCTGCACTCGGCGCATTTCTCGATCGGCTCGGGCACGCGGCTCGCGATCGAGGACGCGATCGCGCTGGTCAAGGCGCTCGAATCCGATGCGCATCTGGCGACTGCGCTGCACCGCTATCAAGCCGCGCGCAAGCCGGTGGTACAGAAGCTCGTCAATGCGGCCCGCACCAGCGCGTTCTGGTACGAGCACTTTGCCCAGCACATGCAGCTCGGCCTGATGGATTTTGCCTACAGCTACATCACGCGCTCCGGTCGGATCGACGATTCGCGGCTGCGCGCGATGTCGCCGGCCTTCATGGCCCGCTACGAGGCCGCGAAGAACGCCGGAGACGCGGCATGA
- a CDS encoding ATP-grasp domain-containing protein, whose product MPPRERIFVTAIRHYCARHDISVDVRAGSWLIRMRRREISRFAFGYDIGLNSAIAHRLANDKSATAEVLEMAGVPCIPHHLFLNPKLGAHVAGPAGREAMHALLGDNPQGVVVKPNEGTSGRSVFKVTTGSELDHATGEAFSMSTGLVISPYVAIQDEIRVILLDDVPRIVYSKQRGSDWRHNLETGAKPLLLEDGEDRAACVKLAVDAASAIGITFASIDVVRVEGVWKVLEINSGVMMETLGKLHPELVQATYDAALDRVFGKPA is encoded by the coding sequence ATGCCCCCGCGTGAACGGATCTTCGTAACGGCGATACGGCACTATTGTGCACGTCATGACATCTCGGTGGACGTGCGCGCCGGCAGCTGGCTGATAAGGATGCGCAGGAGGGAGATCAGCCGCTTCGCCTTCGGCTACGACATCGGGCTGAACAGTGCGATCGCGCACCGGCTCGCCAACGACAAGTCGGCAACCGCGGAGGTGCTGGAGATGGCGGGCGTGCCCTGCATTCCCCACCATCTCTTCCTCAACCCGAAACTTGGGGCGCACGTCGCCGGGCCCGCTGGGCGAGAGGCGATGCACGCCCTGCTTGGTGACAATCCGCAAGGCGTGGTGGTGAAACCCAATGAGGGAACGTCGGGCCGCTCCGTGTTCAAGGTGACGACCGGGTCGGAGCTCGATCACGCGACCGGGGAGGCCTTCTCGATGAGTACCGGGCTCGTGATCTCGCCTTATGTCGCGATCCAGGACGAGATCCGGGTGATCCTGCTCGATGACGTCCCTCGCATCGTCTACAGCAAGCAGCGCGGCTCGGATTGGCGGCACAATCTCGAGACCGGCGCAAAGCCGCTGCTGCTGGAGGATGGCGAGGATCGCGCAGCCTGCGTGAAGCTCGCGGTCGACGCCGCGAGCGCCATCGGCATCACCTTCGCGTCGATCGACGTGGTCCGCGTCGAGGGTGTTTGGAAAGTGCTGGAAATCAATTCCGGCGTGATGATGGAGACGCTGGGCAAGCTGCATCCGGAGCTGGTGCAGGCGACGTATGATGCCGCGCTGGACCGGGTGTTCGGCAAACCGGCCTAG
- a CDS encoding ferredoxin--NADP reductase — protein MSAFYREKVLSVQHWTDTLFSFRATRDTGFRFQNGQFAMIGLEVDGRPLLRAYSMASANHEEELEFFSIKVQDGPLTSRLQKIKEGDTILVGRKATGTLITDNLLPGKRLMLLSTGTGLAPFASLIKDPEVYDQFESIVLVHGCRQVSELAYGEKLVANLREDELFGELLADKLVYYPTVTREPFKNRGRITDLINSEQIFNDIGQGPLDIATDRIMMCGSPAMLEELKVMFESRDFVEGSGNKPGHFVIEKAFVER, from the coding sequence ATGAGCGCGTTTTACCGAGAGAAGGTCCTTTCCGTCCAGCATTGGACGGACACGTTGTTCAGCTTCCGCGCCACGCGCGATACCGGCTTCCGCTTCCAGAACGGCCAGTTCGCCATGATTGGCCTCGAGGTCGACGGCCGTCCGTTGCTGCGTGCCTACAGCATGGCGAGCGCCAACCACGAGGAAGAGCTCGAGTTCTTCTCGATCAAGGTTCAGGACGGCCCGCTCACCTCGCGTTTGCAGAAGATCAAGGAAGGCGACACCATTCTGGTCGGCCGCAAGGCGACCGGTACGCTGATCACCGACAATCTGCTTCCCGGCAAGCGGCTGATGCTACTGTCCACCGGCACCGGCCTTGCGCCCTTTGCGAGCCTGATCAAGGACCCCGAGGTTTACGACCAGTTCGAGAGCATCGTTCTGGTGCACGGCTGCCGCCAGGTCTCCGAGCTCGCCTATGGCGAGAAGCTGGTCGCGAATCTGCGCGAGGACGAGCTGTTCGGCGAGCTGCTTGCTGACAAGCTGGTGTACTATCCGACCGTGACCCGCGAGCCGTTCAAGAACCGCGGCCGCATCACCGACCTCATCAACTCCGAGCAGATCTTCAACGACATCGGCCAAGGCCCGCTCGACATCGCAACCGACCGCATCATGATGTGCGGCAGCCCGGCGATGCTCGAAGAGCTCAAGGTGATGTTCGAGAGCCGTGACTTCGTCGAGGGCTCGGGCAACAAGCCCGGCCATTTCGTGATCGAGAAGGCCTTCGTCGAGCGGTAA
- a CDS encoding dicarboxylate/amino acid:cation symporter: MSNRFTQYILGAMVLGIIMGSAIYNFLPDTRAEWASAINLIAMMFLRLIKMIIAPLVFATLVGGIAHMGSGAKLGRIFAKTMGWFISASFVSLMLGLIMVNLLQPGANFPGTLPAAGQSTGLPVSAFSIEKFLTHLIPTSIADAMAQNEILQIVIFAVFFSVAMGALPERSKPILALIDDISHIMLKVTSYVMLFAPLAVWAAITATVAKNGLLVLWKLVVFMGGFYLSLFLLWGILVIVGFIVIGPRYSHLLRLIREPLMIAFSTASSEAAYPKTLEGLNRFGASSRISSFVLPLGYSFNLDGTMMYCTFASIFIAQSYHIDMPLGTQLALLATLMITSKGVAGVPRASLVVIASTLAQFNIPEAGLLMIMGIDTFLDMGRSATNVIGNTLATSVVAKWEGELGPEHAMGASDVVPGDMVPGEVPAMAGH; this comes from the coding sequence ATGTCGAACAGGTTCACGCAATACATTCTAGGCGCGATGGTGCTCGGCATCATCATGGGCTCGGCGATCTACAATTTCCTGCCCGATACCCGCGCCGAGTGGGCCTCCGCCATCAACCTGATCGCCATGATGTTCCTCCGCCTGATCAAGATGATCATCGCGCCGCTGGTGTTCGCCACCCTGGTCGGCGGCATCGCGCATATGGGCTCGGGTGCCAAGCTTGGCCGCATCTTCGCCAAGACCATGGGCTGGTTCATCAGCGCCTCCTTCGTGTCGCTGATGCTGGGCCTGATCATGGTCAATCTGCTGCAGCCCGGCGCGAACTTCCCGGGCACGCTGCCTGCGGCGGGGCAATCGACCGGGCTGCCGGTCTCCGCCTTCTCGATCGAGAAATTCCTGACCCATCTTATCCCGACCTCGATTGCGGACGCGATGGCGCAGAACGAGATCCTGCAGATCGTGATCTTCGCCGTGTTCTTCTCGGTGGCGATGGGTGCATTGCCCGAGCGCTCCAAGCCGATCCTGGCCCTGATCGACGATATCAGCCACATCATGCTGAAGGTGACCAGCTATGTGATGCTGTTCGCGCCTCTCGCGGTGTGGGCCGCCATCACCGCGACCGTGGCCAAGAACGGCCTGCTGGTGCTCTGGAAGCTCGTCGTGTTCATGGGCGGCTTCTATCTCTCGCTGTTCCTCCTCTGGGGCATCCTGGTGATCGTCGGCTTCATCGTGATCGGGCCGCGTTACAGCCATCTGCTGCGGTTGATCCGTGAGCCGCTGATGATCGCATTCTCCACCGCGAGCTCGGAAGCGGCTTACCCGAAGACGCTGGAAGGGCTCAACCGCTTCGGAGCCTCATCGCGGATCTCGAGCTTCGTGCTGCCGCTCGGCTATTCCTTCAATCTCGACGGCACGATGATGTACTGCACGTTCGCCAGTATCTTCATCGCGCAGAGCTACCACATCGACATGCCGCTCGGCACGCAGCTGGCGCTGCTCGCGACCTTGATGATCACCTCGAAGGGCGTCGCCGGCGTGCCGCGCGCCTCCCTCGTCGTGATCGCCTCGACGCTGGCGCAGTTCAACATCCCCGAGGCGGGCCTGCTCATGATCATGGGCATCGATACGTTCCTCGACATGGGCCGCAGCGCCACCAATGTGATCGGCAACACGCTGGCGACCTCGGTGGTAGCGAAGTGGGAGGGCGAGCTCGGGCCCGAGCATGCGATGGGAGCGAGTGATGTCGTGCCCGGCGACATGGTGCCGGGCGAAGTGCCCGCGATGGCCGGCCATTGA
- a CDS encoding MarR family winged helix-turn-helix transcriptional regulator has translation MPSKLSPPITMDAVYAAPGYLFRRMQQIAVSIFMEECKAFDLTPVQYAALIAIHTHPGIDATRLSAVIAFDRSTLGSVIERLQAKNYIERKPAAEDKRIKLLYLTKSGAAILREIIPAVERAQARMLEPLRPADRKALMGLMAQLVDLNNEASRVPLRAEDALEHLGKAG, from the coding sequence ATGCCGAGTAAGCTTTCTCCCCCGATCACGATGGACGCGGTCTATGCCGCGCCGGGCTATCTGTTCCGGCGCATGCAGCAGATCGCGGTCTCGATCTTCATGGAGGAGTGCAAGGCGTTCGACCTCACGCCGGTGCAATATGCGGCGCTGATCGCGATCCACACCCATCCCGGCATCGATGCGACGCGGCTCTCGGCCGTGATCGCCTTCGATCGCTCCACGCTCGGCAGTGTGATCGAGCGTCTCCAGGCCAAAAACTATATCGAACGCAAGCCGGCGGCCGAGGACAAGCGGATCAAGCTGCTCTATTTGACCAAATCGGGGGCTGCGATCCTGCGCGAGATCATTCCAGCGGTCGAACGCGCCCAGGCGCGCATGCTGGAGCCGCTCAGGCCTGCGGATCGCAAGGCGCTGATGGGGCTGATGGCGCAGCTCGTCGACCTCAACAACGAGGCCTCGCGCGTGCCGCTGCGGGCCGAGGATGCGCTGGAGCATCTGGGCAAGGCGGGGTGA
- a CDS encoding cysteine rich repeat-containing protein, producing MFNMLKHASRRHALLAAALFATATSAVAQAPTEAQKSAIRSACRSDFMAHCASVTPGGVEAYQCLQSHMSSLSAGCQSAVRAVEPAAAPKTEAAPAKPEPAKSEPVKSEPPKPEPPKSEPAKTEAAPAAAPAAKPAASAAPKAAAAKPSSAEVAAVKSACRADYPKVCASVPPGGAPALECLEKNKAKVSPACEKALTAAAGGGAAAAAPAAAAAPAAGAAPAAAPAVIVLRPLRPREELFIVRSACSADIRSLCAGVAPGGGRIVQCIASNAAALSPACKDVLAPFAAR from the coding sequence ATGTTCAACATGTTGAAACATGCATCAAGGCGTCACGCGTTGCTCGCCGCAGCACTCTTCGCAACTGCAACAAGCGCAGTCGCGCAAGCGCCGACCGAGGCTCAGAAGAGCGCCATCCGCTCCGCATGCCGCTCGGACTTCATGGCGCATTGCGCCAGCGTGACGCCCGGCGGGGTCGAAGCGTATCAGTGCTTGCAGAGCCACATGTCGAGCCTGTCAGCGGGGTGCCAGAGTGCGGTCCGCGCCGTCGAGCCGGCCGCAGCACCGAAGACCGAAGCGGCGCCGGCCAAACCCGAACCTGCCAAATCTGAACCGGTCAAGTCTGAACCGCCGAAGCCTGAACCTCCCAAATCAGAACCCGCAAAAACTGAAGCGGCGCCCGCGGCCGCTCCCGCGGCGAAGCCGGCCGCCAGCGCCGCTCCGAAAGCCGCCGCAGCCAAGCCGAGCAGCGCAGAGGTTGCCGCGGTCAAGAGCGCCTGCCGCGCAGATTATCCCAAGGTGTGCGCCAGCGTGCCGCCGGGCGGCGCGCCCGCGCTCGAGTGCCTGGAGAAGAACAAAGCCAAGGTCTCGCCGGCTTGCGAGAAGGCCCTGACGGCTGCGGCGGGTGGCGGGGCGGCGGCCGCAGCACCAGCAGCGGCGGCTGCACCGGCCGCAGGAGCGGCTCCGGCGGCCGCGCCTGCCGTGATCGTTCTCCGCCCGCTGCGGCCGCGCGAAGAGCTGTTCATCGTGCGCTCCGCCTGCAGCGCCGATATCCGCTCGCTCTGCGCCGGAGTCGCTCCAGGCGGTGGCCGCATCGTGCAGTGCATCGCCAGCAACGCAGCGGCGCTGTCGCCCGCTTGCAAGGATGTGCTGGCGCCGTTTGCTGCGCGATGA
- a CDS encoding amino acid ABC transporter substrate-binding protein — MRPLTAISSGLLLAACLLATDALAQTGGNEALSPTLSAIKNAHTVRLGYRESSPPFSFLDQANRPIGYSLELCEAIVEEIGAEVDDPNLRIDYVKVTSDDRIDALLQNKIDLECGSTTANSERGKRVAFSPLMFVAGTKLMVPKASSVQQLSDLKGKTIVVTKGTTNEQAIRAADQKFSLGLTIVVGADHEQSYQMLVDGKADAFATDDILLSGLIVRHKAQDKFRVTGDYLSYDPYGIMFRKGEPQLSAVVERAFRKLGSNHDFVPLYNKWFMARMPTGERMNVPISLQLEEAFKAMDDSASANN; from the coding sequence ATGCGCCCTTTGACGGCGATTTCGAGCGGCCTGTTGCTGGCAGCGTGCCTGCTGGCGACGGACGCTTTGGCCCAGACCGGCGGCAACGAGGCGCTTAGCCCGACGCTGTCAGCCATCAAGAACGCGCACACCGTGCGGCTCGGCTACCGCGAAAGCTCGCCGCCGTTCTCCTTCCTCGATCAGGCGAACAGGCCGATCGGTTACAGCCTCGAACTCTGCGAGGCGATCGTCGAGGAGATTGGCGCCGAGGTCGACGATCCCAATCTCAGAATCGATTATGTCAAGGTCACCTCGGACGACCGTATCGACGCGCTGCTCCAGAACAAGATCGATCTGGAGTGCGGCTCGACCACGGCCAACTCCGAGCGTGGCAAGCGCGTCGCCTTCTCGCCGCTGATGTTCGTCGCCGGCACCAAGCTGATGGTGCCGAAGGCCTCCAGCGTCCAGCAGCTGAGCGATCTGAAGGGCAAGACCATCGTGGTGACGAAGGGCACCACCAACGAGCAGGCGATCCGGGCCGCCGACCAGAAGTTCTCGCTCGGACTGACCATCGTCGTCGGCGCGGATCACGAGCAGTCGTACCAGATGCTGGTCGACGGCAAGGCCGATGCGTTCGCGACCGATGACATCCTGCTCTCGGGCCTGATCGTCCGCCACAAGGCGCAGGACAAGTTTCGCGTCACCGGCGATTATCTGTCCTACGACCCCTACGGCATCATGTTCCGCAAGGGCGAGCCGCAACTCTCCGCCGTGGTCGAACGCGCCTTCCGCAAGCTCGGCTCCAACCACGATTTCGTGCCGCTCTACAACAAATGGTTCATGGCGCGGATGCCGACCGGCGAGCGGATGAACGTGCCGATCTCGCTGCAACTGGAAGAAGCCTTCAAGGCGATGGACGATTCCGCGAGCGCGAACAACTAG
- a CDS encoding benzoate-CoA ligase family protein, with protein MSNQIRDMVPANSAGAREIGFAVAETYNASRVLFDNLAKGRGDKLALIGPVGTRTYAELCAEACRWGNGFASLGLKRGDRVLLFLDDTPAYPAAFFGAVRAGFVPLLINTLTPPDLLQFYLADSGAAVAVADAEFCMRFNAEACKDTELRTLIVANGTVADHAVPNAIAAAEWLSQFPAELAEAATHRNEMAFWMYSSGSTGRPKGIVHLQHDMAYSEAAFAQNVLKLTPDDICFSVPKIFFAYGFGNSVTFPFSAGAATLLLPGQPKPAVIFAAIEQYRPTVFFGLPTLYTSLTKADGAARTDFSSLRMALSAAEVLSAEVFNGWKALTGLEIVEGLGSTEVLHIYLSNSPGQKKLGAAGLRVPGYEVALRDKEGNEVGDNEEGILWVRGDSNTPLYWNRPDKSAETIREAGWIYTGDRFVRDSDGFHFFRGRADDLIKISGQWVYPLEVELCLADHPDIRECAVFAAELPDRRMTLKAVVVMNNRATDQSEATRRLQDYVKGKLLPYKYPREVIFIDELPKTGTGKIDRQALLRM; from the coding sequence ATGAGCAACCAAATACGCGACATGGTGCCCGCCAACAGCGCGGGCGCCCGCGAGATCGGCTTTGCCGTTGCGGAAACTTATAACGCCAGCCGCGTGCTGTTCGACAACCTCGCCAAGGGGCGCGGCGACAAGCTCGCGTTGATTGGCCCGGTGGGCACGCGGACCTATGCCGAGCTCTGCGCGGAGGCTTGCCGCTGGGGCAACGGCTTTGCATCGCTCGGCCTGAAGCGCGGCGACCGTGTGCTGCTGTTCCTGGACGACACGCCGGCCTATCCCGCCGCCTTCTTCGGCGCGGTGCGCGCCGGCTTCGTGCCGCTGCTGATCAATACGCTGACGCCGCCGGATCTCCTGCAGTTTTATCTTGCCGATTCCGGTGCGGCGGTAGCGGTCGCGGATGCCGAGTTCTGCATGCGGTTCAATGCCGAGGCCTGCAAGGACACGGAGCTGCGCACGCTGATCGTCGCGAATGGCACGGTCGCCGATCACGCCGTACCGAACGCGATCGCTGCCGCGGAGTGGCTTTCGCAATTCCCCGCCGAGCTGGCGGAAGCGGCGACGCATCGCAACGAGATGGCGTTCTGGATGTACTCGTCCGGCTCGACCGGCCGGCCCAAGGGCATCGTGCATCTCCAGCACGACATGGCCTATAGCGAGGCCGCCTTTGCGCAGAATGTGCTGAAGCTGACGCCGGATGATATCTGCTTCTCGGTGCCGAAGATCTTCTTCGCCTATGGCTTCGGCAATTCCGTCACCTTCCCGTTCTCGGCAGGTGCCGCGACGTTGCTGCTGCCGGGTCAGCCGAAGCCGGCAGTGATCTTTGCGGCGATCGAGCAGTACAGGCCGACGGTCTTCTTCGGCCTGCCGACGCTCTACACCTCGTTGACCAAGGCCGATGGCGCAGCCAGGACTGACTTCTCGTCGCTGCGCATGGCGCTCTCAGCCGCCGAAGTACTGTCGGCGGAAGTCTTCAACGGCTGGAAGGCGCTGACCGGGCTCGAGATCGTCGAAGGACTCGGCTCGACCGAAGTGCTGCACATCTATCTCAGCAATAGCCCCGGGCAGAAGAAACTCGGCGCCGCCGGCCTGCGCGTGCCCGGCTACGAGGTCGCGCTGCGCGACAAGGAAGGAAACGAGGTCGGCGACAACGAAGAGGGAATCTTGTGGGTGCGCGGCGATTCCAACACGCCCCTGTACTGGAACCGGCCCGACAAATCCGCCGAGACAATCCGCGAGGCGGGCTGGATCTACACCGGCGACCGTTTCGTCCGCGACAGCGACGGCTTCCACTTCTTCCGCGGCCGGGCCGATGATCTCATCAAGATCTCGGGCCAGTGGGTCTACCCGCTCGAGGTCGAACTGTGCCTCGCCGATCACCCCGACATCCGCGAATGCGCGGTATTTGCCGCCGAGCTGCCGGATCGTCGCATGACGCTAAAGGCGGTGGTGGTGATGAACAACCGTGCCACGGATCAGAGCGAGGCGACGCGACGGTTACAGGACTACGTGAAGGGCAAGCTGCTGCCCTACAAATATCCGCGCGAAGTGATCTTCATCGACGAGTTGCCGAAGACCGGCACAGGGAAGATCGACCGGCAGGCGCTGCTGCGGATGTGA
- a CDS encoding NADP-dependent oxidoreductase — protein sequence MTTDVNRQILLVEKPSGKLGPEHFKMVESAVPEPKDGEALLRVCYISLDAANRAWMHGATYRSAVEANSVMAGGAIAEVISSKAEGLVPGDLVFGDTGWQEYAAVPAKHLTKMPKLEPMTHLLSVFGIAGLTAYFGLLEIGKPKEGETVVVSAAAGSVGSIVGQIAKIKGCRVIGIAGGADKCNWLTSELGFDAAVDYKDGAVFKALRAAAPKGIDVYFDNVGGDILEACLPQMNNYGRIACCGAISQYDGTPSAHGPRGVPGLIVVKRLVMQGFIVMDYMKDSQRALADLQAWVKSGKLKVQEDIIDGLQNTPKALIGLLAGENRGKRMVRL from the coding sequence ATGACCACCGACGTCAATCGTCAAATTCTTCTGGTGGAAAAACCCAGCGGCAAGCTCGGGCCCGAGCATTTCAAGATGGTGGAGAGCGCAGTGCCGGAGCCGAAGGACGGCGAAGCCCTGCTGCGCGTATGCTACATCTCGCTCGATGCCGCCAACCGCGCCTGGATGCACGGGGCAACCTATCGCTCGGCCGTCGAGGCCAACAGCGTGATGGCTGGCGGTGCCATCGCCGAGGTGATCAGCTCCAAGGCCGAGGGGCTTGTGCCCGGCGACCTCGTGTTCGGTGACACCGGCTGGCAGGAATATGCCGCGGTGCCGGCAAAACATTTGACGAAGATGCCGAAGCTCGAGCCGATGACGCATCTGCTCAGCGTGTTCGGCATCGCCGGCCTCACGGCCTATTTCGGCCTGCTCGAGATTGGCAAGCCGAAGGAGGGCGAGACGGTCGTGGTCTCGGCGGCCGCGGGCTCGGTCGGCTCGATCGTTGGGCAGATCGCCAAGATCAAGGGATGTCGCGTCATCGGCATCGCCGGCGGCGCGGACAAATGCAACTGGCTGACCTCCGAACTCGGCTTCGATGCGGCCGTCGACTACAAGGACGGCGCGGTGTTCAAGGCGTTGCGCGCCGCGGCTCCGAAAGGCATCGACGTCTATTTCGACAATGTCGGCGGCGACATCCTCGAAGCCTGTCTTCCGCAGATGAATAATTACGGCCGCATCGCCTGTTGCGGCGCGATCTCGCAATATGACGGCACGCCGTCGGCGCACGGTCCGCGCGGCGTGCCCGGCCTGATCGTGGTGAAGCGGCTCGTGATGCAGGGCTTCATCGTGATGGACTACATGAAGGACAGTCAGCGCGCACTCGCCGATCTCCAGGCCTGGGTGAAGTCCGGCAAGCTGAAGGTGCAGGAAGACATTATCGATGGCCTTCAGAACACGCCGAAGGCACTGATCGGATTGCTCGCCGGCGAGAACCGCGGCAAGCGCATGGTCAGGCTCTGA